The Hymenobacter sp. GOD-10R genome includes a window with the following:
- the modA gene encoding molybdate ABC transporter substrate-binding protein, which translates to MLRLYWFLFALPSLLLFTACSSPQEKPTTAESTAQTTTLRVAAAADLRYAMDSLVVVFATQQPNVHLDVTYGSSGKFYEQIRHGAPFELFFSADSDYPRQLQAQGLTAAAPVLYAQGQLVLWSKTLDPVSQGLQTLLDPRVKKIAIANPAHAPYGKKAVEILRHYQLYEKVQPRLVFGENIAQTANYAATGAADVGVLALALALSPALKAQGHYYLIPQQAYTPLEQSFVVLKGAAGHLAATQFSDFLASAPARTVLRAYGFTLPR; encoded by the coding sequence ATGCTTCGTTTGTACTGGTTCTTGTTTGCCCTACCTAGCTTGCTGCTGTTCACAGCATGCTCGTCGCCTCAAGAAAAACCCACTACTGCGGAATCAACAGCTCAGACTACTACGCTGCGGGTGGCTGCCGCCGCTGATTTGCGGTACGCTATGGATTCGCTCGTGGTGGTATTTGCTACCCAACAGCCCAACGTGCATCTGGATGTGACGTACGGCTCGTCGGGCAAGTTCTACGAGCAAATTCGCCACGGCGCGCCATTCGAGCTATTTTTCTCCGCTGATAGCGATTATCCGCGGCAGCTACAGGCGCAAGGACTCACAGCAGCAGCGCCCGTGCTCTACGCCCAAGGGCAACTGGTGCTATGGAGCAAAACACTAGACCCAGTATCCCAAGGTTTGCAAACGCTGTTGGACCCACGAGTGAAGAAAATTGCCATTGCCAACCCTGCCCACGCCCCGTACGGCAAAAAGGCCGTAGAAATTTTGCGGCACTATCAGCTTTACGAAAAAGTGCAGCCCCGCTTAGTGTTTGGCGAAAACATCGCTCAAACGGCCAACTACGCCGCCACGGGTGCCGCCGACGTGGGCGTACTTGCCCTAGCCCTAGCGCTGAGTCCGGCACTAAAAGCCCAAGGTCACTATTACTTGATTCCGCAGCAGGCTTACACGCCGTTGGAGCAGAGCTTTGTGGTGCTGAAAGGCGCAGCTGGGCATTTAGCCGCGACTCAGTTCTCCGATTTTTTAGCCAGCGCACCAGCCCGTACGGTGCTGCGTGCCTACGGTTTTACTCTTCCCCGTTAG
- a CDS encoding ABC transporter ATP-binding protein, which translates to MLDFHLIKALHSAAGPATLDVHLAIQPGEFVAVYGPSGAGKTTLLRLLAGLTRPDDGYLRTGAQVWYDEKRRVWLPPNQRSIGFVFQDYALFPNMTVQQNLTFALPNRHDQKMVPELLELTGLEALAHRYPQQLSGGQQQRVALARALARRPQLLLLDEPLAAVDYPTRQHLQQALSHAHHQFNLTTILVSHDPAEVYALADRVVELDLGQVRQDGPPKLLAPPASTLVLHATIIELLPNQQARLRLGTDGSTLIVALPNDGHIYQPGQPLTLRPASWEIRPNA; encoded by the coding sequence ATGCTCGACTTTCACCTGATCAAAGCGCTACACTCGGCAGCGGGCCCTGCCACGCTGGACGTGCACCTAGCTATTCAACCAGGTGAGTTTGTGGCGGTATACGGACCCTCAGGGGCAGGCAAAACAACGCTGCTGCGGCTACTAGCCGGCCTGACGCGCCCCGATGACGGGTACTTGCGCACGGGTGCGCAGGTTTGGTACGATGAGAAGCGCCGCGTGTGGCTGCCGCCAAACCAGCGCTCTATTGGCTTTGTGTTTCAGGATTATGCATTATTCCCGAACATGACCGTGCAGCAAAACCTCACGTTTGCATTGCCTAACCGGCATGACCAAAAGATGGTGCCGGAGCTGCTAGAACTAACCGGGCTTGAAGCCTTAGCGCACCGCTACCCTCAACAGCTCTCGGGCGGGCAACAACAGCGGGTGGCGTTGGCGCGAGCCTTGGCGCGCCGCCCACAGCTGCTGTTGCTGGACGAGCCGCTGGCCGCCGTCGATTACCCTACGCGCCAGCATCTGCAACAGGCACTTAGCCACGCACACCATCAGTTTAATTTAACGACCATCCTGGTCAGTCACGATCCGGCAGAAGTGTACGCCCTAGCCGACCGAGTTGTCGAGCTAGACCTAGGTCAGGTCCGACAAGACGGTCCTCCGAAACTCTTAGCGCCTCCCGCGTCTACTCTAGTCCTCCACGCTACAATTATAGAACTATTACCCAATCAGCAAGCCCGGCTACGCTTAGGTACCGATGGCAGCACATTGATAGTAGCGTTGCCCAACGACGGTCATATATACCAACCCGGCCAGCCGCTTACACTTCGGCCTGCTAGCTGGGAGATTCGCCCTAATGCTTGA
- a CDS encoding DMT family transporter, producing the protein MKNSLRVHAALFTAAFIYAANYSLSKDVMPHFARPFGLVTLRVIGAALFFGILSRLVTQDRIVGRADNIRSVLCGLIGIASNQLLFFSGLELTTPINASLVQTVSPIVVVLASAILLGEKITRARAVGILLAGVGAALIILGRKTGATPGQDTPLGNLYILLNATAFGVYLVIVTPLMRKYHPFTVLARIFLMGALAVVPFGWRQAMAIDYAHLPTLIWAEILYMVICLTILAYLLNNWALKYASPALTGVYIYLQPVLAVIIAVGLGKDSFTLEKALQASLIFLGVFLVSRKPKPAPPVASLASAQD; encoded by the coding sequence ATGAAAAACTCTTTACGCGTTCACGCAGCTTTATTCACAGCCGCTTTCATTTACGCAGCTAACTATAGCTTGTCGAAAGACGTGATGCCGCATTTTGCCCGGCCGTTCGGGCTAGTCACGTTGCGCGTAATAGGCGCCGCGCTGTTCTTTGGTATTCTGAGCCGCTTGGTCACGCAAGATCGTATTGTAGGCCGCGCCGATAACATTCGCTCCGTTCTGTGCGGCCTGATCGGCATTGCCTCCAATCAGTTGCTCTTTTTTTCGGGCCTGGAGCTTACTACGCCTATTAACGCATCGTTGGTTCAAACCGTATCGCCGATTGTGGTCGTACTTGCGTCGGCCATCTTGCTCGGCGAAAAGATCACCCGAGCGCGCGCGGTGGGTATTTTGCTGGCTGGCGTGGGCGCGGCTCTCATCATCCTAGGTCGTAAGACAGGCGCAACACCGGGCCAAGACACCCCCCTAGGCAACTTATATATCTTGCTCAACGCCACTGCTTTTGGGGTGTACCTAGTCATTGTGACGCCGCTTATGCGCAAGTACCATCCGTTCACGGTACTGGCCCGCATTTTTCTGATGGGTGCCTTGGCGGTAGTGCCTTTTGGTTGGCGCCAAGCTATGGCTATCGACTACGCGCACTTGCCCACGCTCATTTGGGCGGAGATTCTGTACATGGTTATCTGCCTGACTATCTTGGCGTATCTACTCAACAACTGGGCGCTCAAGTACGCCAGCCCCGCTCTGACGGGGGTATACATTTATTTGCAGCCGGTACTAGCCGTTATTATTGCCGTTGGGCTAGGCAAAGACTCGTTTACGCTGGAGAAAGCGCTGCAAGCCTCGCTGATTTTTCTTGGTGTATTCCTAGTGAGCCGCAAGCCCAAGCCGGCGCCTCCGGTAGCGTCGTTGGCATCGGCCCAGGACTGA
- the modB gene encoding molybdate ABC transporter permease subunit, with protein MQDYWQTLALTLRLAALTTFLLLGIGTALAYWLAYTRSRIKPLAEVLVGLPLVLPPTVLGFYLLLAFSPDTGLGRFLQHTLGLQLNFTFTGILVGSLFYSLPFMVQPLQAGFERLPPSLAEAAATLGKSRLTTLWRVLLPNCKPALLSGIVLTFAHTIGEFGVVLMIGGNIAGQTRVASIAIYDAVESQHYAQANAYSLVLVGLALLLLLLLSWLTKRRPNYPA; from the coding sequence TTGCAAGATTACTGGCAGACGCTGGCCTTGACGTTGCGCTTAGCGGCTCTTACGACCTTCCTGTTGCTGGGCATCGGCACGGCCCTAGCGTATTGGCTGGCCTATACTCGCAGTCGCATCAAGCCGCTAGCAGAAGTACTTGTGGGCTTGCCATTGGTGCTGCCGCCCACGGTGCTCGGTTTTTATCTGCTGCTAGCTTTCAGTCCAGATACCGGCTTAGGTCGTTTTTTGCAGCATACCCTAGGCTTGCAACTCAACTTCACCTTCACGGGTATTCTGGTCGGCTCGTTGTTTTATAGCTTGCCCTTTATGGTGCAGCCCCTGCAAGCGGGCTTCGAACGTCTGCCGCCCTCTTTGGCAGAGGCCGCCGCTACCCTAGGTAAGTCGCGCCTGACTACGCTGTGGCGGGTGCTGCTGCCGAACTGCAAGCCGGCGCTGCTCAGCGGCATTGTGCTCACCTTCGCTCATACGATCGGCGAATTTGGGGTAGTGCTGATGATTGGTGGCAATATTGCTGGCCAAACCCGCGTGGCCTCCATTGCCATTTACGACGCCGTCGAGAGTCAGCACTATGCCCAGGCGAATGCCTATTCGCTCGTGCTGGTAGGTTTGGCGTTATTGCTATTGCTGCTGCTCTCCTGGCTTACCAAGCGCCGACCCAATTACCCCGCCTGA
- a CDS encoding replication-associated recombination protein A, whose translation MATGSLFDSDSSVSSTNSAATAARPGAPLAERRRPHTLADYAGQQHLVGPEGVLRRYLNAGRLPSLILWGPPGVGKTTLAHLLADELKLPFAALSAINAGVKDVREVIDRAKKQRNTILFIDEIHRFSKSQQDALLGAVEQGVVTLIGATTENPSFEVIPALLSRAQVYVLEPLDKDVLIGIVDKALAEDEILKQRKVRMAEYGALLTISGGDARKLLNLLEIVVEASRPDPATGEIVITDDVVQKLAQQHLARYDKGGEMHYDVISAFIKSIRGSDPNAAVYWLAVMLEGGEDPKFIARRLLILASEDVGNANPNALMLAQSCFQAVTVIGMPESEIILSQTVVYLATSVKSNASYLAIKQARSLVRQQGVAQVPIPLRNAPTRLMKQLGYGSEYQYSHDYEGNFAYQEFLPESLSGTVFYEPGQNASEAKLRERLRQWWGEKYGY comes from the coding sequence ATGGCTACTGGTTCCCTGTTCGATTCTGATTCTTCTGTCTCTTCCACCAATTCGGCCGCCACGGCTGCGCGTCCTGGTGCCCCGCTAGCCGAGCGACGACGACCCCACACCTTGGCTGACTACGCGGGCCAACAGCACCTAGTAGGGCCCGAGGGCGTGCTGCGGCGTTACCTGAACGCGGGCCGCTTACCTAGCCTCATTCTATGGGGACCACCCGGCGTGGGCAAAACCACCTTGGCGCACCTATTGGCCGACGAACTGAAGTTGCCTTTCGCGGCCCTGAGTGCCATCAACGCGGGCGTGAAGGACGTGCGCGAGGTGATTGACCGAGCCAAAAAGCAGCGCAATACCATCTTGTTCATTGATGAGATTCACCGCTTTAGTAAGTCGCAGCAAGATGCGCTGCTCGGGGCGGTGGAGCAGGGCGTGGTTACGCTCATCGGAGCCACCACCGAGAATCCTTCTTTTGAAGTCATTCCGGCCTTGCTAAGCCGGGCACAGGTATACGTGCTAGAGCCGCTCGACAAAGACGTGCTCATCGGCATCGTCGACAAGGCGTTGGCCGAAGATGAAATTCTGAAGCAGCGCAAGGTGCGCATGGCCGAGTATGGCGCCCTGCTCACCATTTCGGGTGGCGACGCGCGCAAGCTGCTCAACCTGCTCGAAATCGTGGTAGAAGCCAGTCGCCCTGATCCCGCCACGGGCGAAATCGTCATTACCGATGATGTGGTGCAAAAGCTAGCCCAGCAGCACCTAGCTCGCTACGACAAAGGCGGCGAGATGCACTACGACGTTATTTCTGCCTTCATTAAGAGTATTCGCGGCTCTGATCCCAACGCAGCGGTGTATTGGCTGGCCGTGATGCTGGAAGGTGGTGAAGACCCCAAGTTCATTGCACGCCGCTTGCTCATCCTAGCCTCCGAAGATGTGGGCAACGCCAATCCTAACGCTTTGATGCTAGCTCAAAGCTGCTTCCAAGCCGTGACCGTTATTGGCATGCCCGAAAGCGAGATTATTCTGTCGCAAACGGTGGTATATCTAGCTACCAGCGTCAAGAGCAATGCGTCGTACCTTGCTATCAAACAGGCTCGTTCGCTCGTGCGGCAGCAAGGCGTTGCGCAGGTGCCCATACCCCTGCGCAACGCACCGACTCGGCTGATGAAGCAGCTGGGCTACGGCAGTGAATATCAGTACTCACACGACTACGAAGGCAACTTCGCCTACCAAGAGTTTTTGCCCGAATCACTGAGCGGTACCGTCTTCTATGAGCCCGGCCAGAATGCCAGCGAGGCCAAGCTGCGCGAGCGGCTGCGGCAGTGGTGGGGCGAGAAGTACGGCTATTAA